From the genome of Variovorax sp. RA8, one region includes:
- a CDS encoding ShlB/FhaC/HecB family hemolysin secretion/activation protein has protein sequence MKGARALSKPSQIRRPAALAAASLVVMAMALAASRVHAGGDEAVTLAPTQDPCGSCDRPVAQAPAAPQSLPAPPAPVASFRLNDLRLNGAQTLGSEELQAITRPYIGRDVTLADLEALAQAITARYRERGYFLAQAVVPVQTVQGGIVEISVIEGRLGKVDVAVAPDAPIGEQRVRAFLAPLQSGEALSGDRYERAMLLLSDQPGVRVSSALQEGTQPGTTDLTVEVTAGPRWAFTAEADNHGTKESGRYRVGGTARWLSPAGIGDNLDLRAMVSDDGLWFGRAAYEAPIGASGLRAGIGLARVRYELGGQFADLDARGRADVFDLSLSYPLIRQRRQNLFLRLSADAKKLEDELGAVSLTSDKRIHGLGLGWAWERRDEVLGGGYWASSGALYHGKLDIRDPQTLAFDQGLGGHRTDGSFTKLSFLVSRLQSVMPRHSLFLSLGGQWASKNLDASEKLALGGARAVRAYPSGEVLADQGLIGTVEWRWSYNEELTPFVFYDAARGKLAHDPTPFDGVNRLSLRGYGIGLSWSRPGNFAINATLAWRDGTQPTQTDGGGRNPRLYVQAQKAF, from the coding sequence ATGAAGGGGGCACGCGCGCTGTCGAAGCCCTCGCAGATCCGCCGTCCCGCCGCGCTCGCCGCCGCCTCGCTCGTGGTGATGGCGATGGCGCTGGCCGCCTCGCGCGTCCACGCGGGCGGCGATGAAGCCGTCACGCTCGCGCCCACCCAGGACCCGTGCGGCAGCTGCGACCGCCCCGTGGCCCAGGCTCCCGCCGCGCCGCAGAGCCTGCCGGCGCCGCCCGCGCCCGTGGCGAGCTTCCGGCTCAACGATCTCCGGCTCAACGGCGCGCAGACGCTCGGCAGCGAGGAGCTGCAGGCCATCACCCGCCCCTACATCGGCCGCGACGTCACCCTGGCCGACCTGGAGGCACTGGCGCAGGCCATCACCGCCAGATACCGCGAGCGCGGCTACTTCCTGGCGCAGGCCGTCGTGCCGGTGCAGACAGTGCAGGGCGGCATCGTCGAGATCAGCGTGATCGAGGGCCGGCTCGGCAAGGTCGACGTGGCCGTGGCACCGGATGCGCCGATCGGCGAGCAGCGCGTGCGCGCTTTCCTCGCGCCGCTGCAGTCGGGCGAGGCCCTCAGCGGCGATCGCTACGAGCGCGCGATGCTGCTGCTGTCGGACCAGCCCGGCGTGCGCGTGTCCTCCGCCCTGCAGGAAGGCACCCAGCCGGGCACCACCGATCTCACGGTCGAGGTCACGGCCGGGCCGCGCTGGGCCTTCACCGCGGAAGCCGACAACCACGGGACCAAGGAGTCGGGCCGCTATCGCGTGGGGGGCACGGCGCGCTGGCTCAGTCCGGCCGGCATCGGCGACAACCTCGACCTGCGCGCCATGGTGTCGGACGACGGGCTGTGGTTCGGCCGCGCCGCCTACGAGGCGCCCATCGGCGCGAGCGGGCTGCGCGCCGGCATCGGCCTGGCGCGGGTGCGCTACGAACTGGGCGGCCAGTTCGCCGACCTGGACGCGCGGGGCCGCGCCGACGTGTTCGACCTTTCGCTCAGTTATCCGCTGATCCGCCAGCGCCGGCAGAACCTGTTCCTGCGGCTCTCGGCCGACGCCAAGAAGCTCGAGGACGAGCTGGGCGCCGTGAGCCTCACCTCCGACAAGCGGATTCACGGCCTCGGCCTGGGCTGGGCCTGGGAGCGGCGCGACGAGGTGCTGGGCGGCGGCTACTGGGCAAGCTCCGGCGCGCTCTACCACGGCAAGCTCGACATCCGCGACCCGCAAACGCTGGCCTTCGACCAGGGCCTCGGCGGCCACCGTACCGACGGCAGCTTCACCAAGCTGAGCTTCCTGGTCTCGCGGCTGCAGTCGGTCATGCCACGGCACTCGCTGTTTCTTTCGCTGGGCGGCCAGTGGGCCAGCAAGAACCTCGATGCGTCCGAGAAGCTGGCGCTCGGCGGCGCCCGCGCCGTGCGCGCCTATCCCTCGGGCGAGGTGCTGGCCGACCAGGGCTTGATCGGCACCGTCGAATGGCGCTGGTCCTACAACGAGGAACTCACGCCCTTCGTGTTCTACGACGCCGCCCGCGGCAAGCTGGCGCACGACCCCACGCCCTTCGACGGCGTCAACCGGCTGAGCCTGCGCGGCTACGGCATCGGCCTGTCGTGGTCGCGGCCCGGCAACTTCGCCATCAACGCGACGCTCGCCTGGCGCGACGGCACCCAGCCGACGCAGACCGACGGGGGCGGGCGCAACCCTCGCCTTTACGTGCAAGCACAGAAGGCCTTCTGA
- a CDS encoding beta strand repeat-containing protein — protein MNSQSKPRRSGRTQPACFPLRPVALALACMSALAPAAAQQLPTWNNFIVRGGNVAVGSGPGNLPITAAGVPSPAGTILPITQATPRAIIDWQGFSIGPGNAVNITQQAGPRSVLLNRVTGNELSTIAGSMTANGRVFLVNPNGVLFANGSTVNVGGMVASTLRMGTSDADFMGGSERLVFQQVGGALGTAENRGSITANGGGTVALIGARAFNSGSMVAQGGTAALVSADTVTVDFAGDGLTTFKVSPGLYGNAINGGLVQADGGRVVLMTTGGSEVGQGVVNNRGVLRADTLSSRNGEIVLDSGSTAAGVTLNGGLLSAAGNEAGFQGGTIDVTGRTILLQPFVALPSTVVVPGPNDSGIVDASGAAGGGRIQLHATAVGASAQTGAIAVAAGTRIGADATAAGNGGEIRVLGERTLRAYGTITAKGGPAGGNGGVIETSGGYAVPAGDSNGGIDLAGLRTDASAPNGTAGQWLVDPFDVTIVNGNAAGTLTGTPFVPIADSTIQDGDINAALNSGTSVRITTGNPAAGAPDVGDIFMDDVQIEYSASKGPLTLQLDAHRSVRGNTASVIASVGDPLNVIFNADANGAGATVGGGQVSYSGAIYTNGGSVAMNGTWANASNGMCSICLTTALIDTRTGNQQSTLGVPGAYTGGSDAGLGGAVQLRGISTFGDPAADSVGAVFVQNSVISTATGDISIFGSHSAGNGVQLENFVSPGTLSTTSGNISVTGIGTFAAQTPGHGVLIDSETLRTADGNITIAGRRLAGGPVAGAGVLLANGALLQTTGSGDIRVTGQSDGNGAGVNIAPSPAPTAGPPGQIDGNRNVVLRAVNDGSTDALAIGGPVRAGNALDLRPGGVDLAGNALDRTDVPITIGSTAGTGFAVSAAELGQITTPTLVAGSTAHAADITVVGPLALASALTLHNGGGGNIRLAAPVSTPQLGLLSAGDITQAAGSTVTAGALLARSSGGSVLLNEPGNNVAAVGGGAAGRFEYTDADALALSTPSVTSFDAATQLPQTVSGTTVSADRVLVRTLSGDLSLGTHVTSTTSTDLVAAARFQNLGAYTIAGAPWRVWADTWVGETRGGLFGSGLLPNLYHCAYLGLCTVTVSAADNHFIYAQQPGATVLVHNAARAGGRLNPPFTYSITGLILGDTGAGFAGTLSSPATPFSLPGSYPINGSFTSAEGYAVNVVPGVLTVGALPELIKPDLVRDTPSTWLYDRNIGPAPICLATGPLDGDRAAQEGDVLAREWSRVRSRPNLTNCVDTERRNGCADF, from the coding sequence ATGAACTCCCAATCGAAGCCAAGGCGATCCGGACGCACCCAGCCTGCGTGTTTCCCCTTGCGCCCGGTGGCGCTGGCCCTGGCGTGCATGAGCGCCCTGGCGCCGGCGGCGGCGCAGCAGTTGCCGACCTGGAACAACTTCATCGTGCGCGGCGGCAACGTGGCGGTGGGGAGCGGGCCCGGCAACCTGCCGATCACGGCCGCCGGGGTGCCTTCGCCCGCGGGCACGATCCTGCCGATCACGCAGGCCACGCCGCGCGCCATCATCGACTGGCAGGGCTTCTCGATCGGGCCCGGGAACGCGGTCAACATCACGCAGCAGGCAGGCCCGCGCAGCGTGCTGCTCAACCGCGTGACCGGCAACGAGCTCTCGACCATCGCCGGCTCGATGACGGCCAACGGCCGCGTCTTCCTCGTCAACCCCAACGGCGTGCTGTTCGCGAACGGTTCGACGGTGAACGTCGGCGGCATGGTCGCCTCCACGCTCCGGATGGGGACCAGCGACGCGGACTTCATGGGCGGCAGCGAGCGGCTGGTGTTCCAGCAGGTGGGCGGTGCGCTCGGCACGGCCGAGAATCGCGGCAGCATCACCGCGAACGGCGGCGGCACTGTGGCGCTGATCGGCGCAAGGGCCTTCAACAGCGGCAGCATGGTGGCGCAGGGCGGTACGGCCGCACTGGTGTCTGCCGACACGGTGACGGTCGACTTCGCTGGCGACGGGCTCACCACCTTCAAGGTCTCGCCGGGCCTCTACGGCAATGCGATCAACGGCGGCCTGGTGCAGGCCGACGGTGGGCGGGTGGTGCTGATGACCACCGGCGGCAGCGAGGTGGGGCAGGGCGTGGTCAACAACCGCGGCGTGCTGCGCGCCGACACGCTCTCATCGCGCAACGGAGAGATCGTGCTCGACAGCGGCAGCACGGCGGCCGGCGTCACCCTCAACGGCGGCCTGCTCTCGGCGGCCGGCAACGAGGCCGGGTTTCAGGGCGGCACGATCGACGTCACGGGGCGCACCATCCTGCTGCAGCCCTTCGTGGCTCTGCCGTCGACCGTCGTGGTTCCGGGGCCGAACGACAGCGGCATCGTCGATGCGAGCGGCGCTGCCGGCGGCGGGCGCATCCAGCTGCACGCCACGGCGGTGGGCGCCAGTGCGCAAACGGGCGCCATCGCCGTCGCGGCCGGCACCCGCATCGGTGCCGACGCCACGGCCGCCGGCAACGGCGGCGAGATCCGCGTGCTGGGCGAGCGCACGCTGCGCGCCTACGGCACGATCACCGCCAAGGGCGGACCTGCCGGCGGCAACGGCGGCGTCATCGAGACCTCGGGCGGCTATGCGGTGCCCGCGGGCGACAGCAATGGCGGCATCGACCTCGCGGGCCTGCGCACCGATGCCTCGGCACCGAACGGAACGGCGGGCCAGTGGCTGGTCGATCCGTTCGACGTCACGATCGTCAACGGCAACGCCGCCGGCACACTGACCGGCACGCCCTTCGTGCCGATCGCCGATTCGACCATCCAGGACGGCGACATCAATGCGGCGCTCAACAGCGGCACCAGCGTGCGCATCACGACCGGCAATCCTGCGGCGGGGGCGCCGGACGTCGGCGACATCTTCATGGACGACGTGCAGATCGAGTACAGCGCCAGCAAGGGCCCGCTCACGCTGCAGCTGGATGCGCACCGCAGCGTGCGCGGCAACACCGCCTCGGTGATCGCCTCGGTCGGCGATCCGCTGAACGTGATCTTCAACGCCGACGCCAACGGGGCGGGCGCTACGGTGGGCGGCGGCCAGGTGAGCTACAGCGGCGCGATCTACACCAACGGCGGCAGCGTCGCGATGAACGGCACCTGGGCGAACGCCAGCAACGGCATGTGCAGCATCTGCCTCACGACGGCGCTCATCGACACGCGCACCGGCAATCAGCAATCGACGCTCGGCGTACCCGGCGCGTACACCGGGGGCAGCGACGCGGGCCTGGGCGGCGCAGTGCAATTGCGCGGCATCAGCACCTTCGGCGATCCGGCCGCGGACAGCGTCGGCGCAGTCTTTGTCCAGAACAGCGTCATCAGCACGGCCACCGGTGACATCTCGATCTTCGGCAGCCACAGCGCTGGCAACGGCGTGCAGCTCGAGAACTTCGTGAGCCCCGGCACGCTCAGCACCACCAGCGGCAACATCTCGGTGACCGGCATCGGCACCTTCGCCGCGCAGACGCCGGGGCATGGCGTGCTGATCGACAGTGAGACACTGCGCACCGCCGACGGCAACATCACGATCGCCGGCCGGCGCCTGGCCGGCGGCCCGGTGGCCGGCGCGGGCGTGCTGCTGGCCAACGGCGCGCTGCTGCAGACCACCGGCAGCGGCGACATCCGCGTGACCGGGCAGTCCGATGGCAACGGCGCCGGCGTCAACATCGCGCCCTCGCCCGCGCCGACGGCCGGGCCGCCCGGCCAGATCGACGGCAACCGCAACGTGGTGCTGCGCGCAGTCAACGACGGCAGCACCGATGCGCTGGCGATCGGCGGCCCGGTGCGTGCCGGCAACGCGCTCGACCTGCGGCCCGGCGGCGTCGACCTCGCAGGCAATGCGCTGGACCGCACCGACGTGCCGATCACGATCGGCAGCACCGCAGGCACCGGCTTCGCGGTCTCCGCCGCGGAGCTCGGGCAGATCACCACGCCGACCCTCGTGGCCGGCAGCACTGCGCACGCAGCCGACATCACGGTGGTGGGGCCGTTGGCGCTGGCCTCGGCGCTCACGCTGCACAACGGCGGCGGCGGCAACATCCGGCTCGCCGCGCCCGTGTCCACGCCGCAGCTGGGCCTGCTGAGTGCGGGCGACATCACGCAGGCCGCAGGTTCGACCGTCACCGCCGGCGCGCTGCTGGCGCGCTCCAGCGGCGGCAGCGTGCTGCTCAACGAGCCGGGCAACAACGTCGCGGCCGTGGGCGGCGGCGCGGCCGGCCGCTTCGAATACACCGACGCCGACGCGCTCGCGCTGAGCACGCCTTCGGTCACCAGCTTCGATGCCGCGACCCAACTGCCGCAGACGGTGTCCGGCACGACCGTGAGCGCCGACCGGGTGCTGGTGCGCACGCTGAGCGGCGACCTCTCGCTCGGCACCCACGTCACGAGCACCACCAGCACCGACCTGGTGGCGGCGGCGCGCTTCCAGAACCTGGGCGCCTACACGATCGCCGGCGCGCCCTGGCGCGTGTGGGCCGATACGTGGGTCGGCGAGACGCGCGGCGGGCTGTTCGGATCGGGCCTGCTGCCCAACCTCTACCACTGCGCGTACCTGGGCCTGTGCACGGTGACGGTATCGGCCGCCGACAACCATTTCATCTACGCGCAGCAACCTGGCGCGACGGTGCTGGTCCACAATGCCGCGCGAGCCGGCGGCCGGCTCAACCCGCCGTTCACCTACAGCATCACGGGCCTGATCCTCGGCGACACCGGCGCGGGCTTCGCGGGCACCCTCAGCAGCCCGGCAACTCCCTTCAGCCTGCCGGGCAGCTACCCGATCAACGGCAGCTTCACGTCGGCCGAAGGCTACGCGGTCAACGTGGTGCCGGGCGTGCTGACCGTGGGGGCGCTGCCGGAACTCATCAAGCCGGACCTGGTGCGCGACACGCCGAGCACCTGGCTCTACGACCGCAACATCGGGCCGGCGCCGATCTGCCTGGCCACCGGGCCACTGGATGGCGACCGCGCCGCGCAGGAGGGCGACGTGCTCGCGCGCGAATGGTCGCGCGTGCGCTCGCGGCCCAACCTCACGAATTGCGTCGACACGGAGCGGCGCAATGGGTGCGCGGACTTCTAG